The following coding sequences are from one Macaca nemestrina isolate mMacNem1 chromosome 1, mMacNem.hap1, whole genome shotgun sequence window:
- the LOC105478479 gene encoding CSC1-like protein 1 isoform X5, which produces MMADSPFLELWQSKAVSIREQLGLGDQPNDSYCYNSAKNSTVLQGVTFGGIPTVLLIDVSCFLFLILVFSIIRRRFWDYGRIALVSEADSESRFQRLSSTSSSGQQDFENELGCCPWLTAIFRLHDDQILEWCGEDAIHYLSFQRHIIFLLVVVSFLSLCVILPVNLSGDLLDKDPYSFGRTTIANLQTDNDLIWLHTIFAVIYLFLTVGFMRHHTQSIKYKEENLVRRTLFITGLPRDARKETVESHFRDAYPTCEVVDVQLCYNVAKLIYLCKERKKTEKSLTYYTNLQVKTGQRTLINPKPCGQFCCCEVLGCEWEDAISYYTRMKDRLLERITEEECHVQDQPLGMAFVTFQEKSMATYILKDFNACKCQSLQCKGEPQPSSHSRELCTSKWTVTFAADPEDICWKNLSIQGLRWWLQWLGINFTLFLGLFFLTTPSIILSTMDKFNVTKPIHALNNPIISQFFPTLLLWSFSALLPSIVYYSTLLESHWTKSGENQIVMTKVYIFLIFMVLILPSLGLTSLDFFFRWLFDKTSSKASIRLECVFLPDQGAFFVNYVIASAFIGNGMELLRLPGLILYTFRMIMAKTAADRRNVKQDSLNRRVWDSLFFSSAMVDTARGKWEKCCIPSFHSQPLMSRALLVSRFHKGTN; this is translated from the exons ATGATGGCGGACTCCCCATTCCTGGAGCTGTGGCAGTCCAAGGCCGTGTCCATCAGGGAGCAGCTGGGCCTCGGAGACCAGCCCAATGACTCCTATTGCTACAACTCGGCCAAAAACAGCACCGTGCTCCAGGGAGTCACCTTTGGTGGCATCCCCACTGTCCTGCTCATAGACGTCAGCTGCTTCCTG ttcttaatCTTGGTGTTTTCCATTATAAGAAGAAGATTCTGGGACTATGGCCGCATTGCTCTGGTGTCAGAAGCAGACAG CGAGTCCAGATTTCAGAGATTGTCATCGACTTCCTCCTCAGGGCAACAAGACTTTGAAAATGAGCTG GGATGCTGTCCCTGGCTGACTGCCATCTTTCGTCTGCA TGATGACCAGATCCTGGAATGGTGTGGGGAGGACGCCATCCACTACCTGTCCTTCCAGAGACACATCATCTTCCTGCTGGTGGTGGTCAGCTTTTTGTCCCTATGTGTCATCCTGCCCGTCAACCTCTCAGGCGACTTGCTGG ACAAAGACCCGTACAGTTTTGGGAGGACGACAATAGCAAACCTGCAGACTGA CAATGACCTCATTTGGCTGCATACCATCTTTGCCGTCATTTACCTCTTCCTCACCGTGGGCTTCATGCGGCACCACACTCAGTCCATTAAGTACAAAGAGGAGAACCTG GTGAGGCGGACCCTGTTCATCACAGGACTCCCCAGAGATGCCAGGAAGGAGACTGTGGAGAGCCACTTCCG GGATGCGTACCCCACGTGTGAGGTGGTTGATGTCCAGCTGTGCTACAACGTGGCCAAACTGATCTACCTGTGCAAGGAGAG AAAGAAGACTGAGAAGAGCCTGACCTATTACACGAACCTGCAGGTGAAGACAGGCCAGCGGACCCTCATCAACCCCAAGCCCTGTGGCCAGTTTTGCTGCTGCGAAGTGCTGGGCTGTGAGTGG GAAGACGCCATCTCTTACTATACGCGGATGAAGGACAGGCTGCTGGAGAGGATCACCGAGGAAGAATGCCACGTCCAGGACCAGCCCCTGGGAATGGCCTTTGTCACCTTCCAGGAGAAGTCCATGGCCACCTA CATCCTGAAAGATTTCAATGCCTGCAAGTGTCAGAGCCTTCAGTGCAAAGGTGAGCCCCAGCCGTCCTCCCATAGCAGAGAGCTCTGTACCTCCAAGTGGACAGTCACCTTTGCCGCTGACCCTGAGGACATCTGCTG GAAGAACCTCTCTATCCAGGGCCTCCGCTGGTGGCTACAGTGGCTGGGCATCAACTTCACCCTCTTCCTGGGGCTGTTTTTCCTGACCACACCCTCCATCATCCTGTCCACCATGGACAAGTTTAATGTCACCAAACCCATCCATGCGCTGAAT AACCCGATCATCAGCCAGTTCTTCCCCACCCTCCTGCTCTGGTCCTTCTCGGCTCTGCTCCCCTCCATCGTCTACTACTCTACACTGCTGGAGTCTCACTGGACCAA GTCAGGGGAAAACCAGATCGTGATGACCAAAGTCTACATATTCTTGATCTTCATGGTGCTGATCCTGCCCTCCCTGGGTCTCaccag TCTAGACTTTTTCTTCCGGTGGCTCTTTGACAAAACTTCCTCGAAGGCTTCCATCAGGTTGGA GTGTGTCTTCCTGCCTGACCAGGGCGCCTTCTTTGTGAACTACGTCATCGCCTCGGCCTTCATCGGCAATGGCATGGAGCTGCTGCGGCTGCCAGGCCTCATCCTCTACACCTTCCGCATGATCATGGCCAAGACGGCTGCCGACCGCAGGAATGTCAAGCAG GATTCCCTGAACCGGAGGGTGTGggattctcttttcttctcctctgcCATGGTGGACACTGCGCGAGGAAAGTGGGAGAAGTGCTGCATTCCTTCATTTCATTCTCAGCCCCTTATGAGCCGGGCACTGCTAGTATCCCGATTTCACAAAGGCACGAACTAA